In the genome of Drosophila subpulchrella strain 33 F10 #4 breed RU33 chromosome 2L, RU_Dsub_v1.1 Primary Assembly, whole genome shotgun sequence, one region contains:
- the LOC119548276 gene encoding uncharacterized protein LOC119548276 encodes MNESVRYDRCQQVQLGVLNESQVSSADEDVPSLPPQGTGNILFTHDGVLLKKASAEHIADLNTSGSLSLVEYSRTSADLPRRRLLLEWQPNDSIMIADDSQDQGDWALVDRISGRTRTTSECRAFNTKPCEPSGGVATRSRIMRAHLEDLSSVEVRHRGQTIRFMRKGAGGLHSEFFFQHGNADLFVRSMRDQHFIETAETSRSGGEEYAILTTENQKLRKTFAELDIGQIKSSHLPRESWLPNKLAGFLGNIPDYVQPPFQRSPKSRPGALITGDRQTSPDNYQIIGLSGSTNSACSSNGQSRGGSADKSPADSELDNLNAQDEKIVNNLPDRQRVERGPPLTEAQWLEFQTPDGRISDSVRIKELIFRGGIVHSLRAEVWKFLLNYYQWSDTQVERIERRKQKSIEYYNMKAQWLAMTTVQETNFCGYRERKCQIEKDVKRTDRSLQFFAGEDNPNLALLQGILMTYVMYNFDLGYVQGMSDLLAPILEIQVNEVDAFWCFVGFMELVFTNFDMDQAGMKTQFAQVRRLIEFANAPLFNYMRSHDSDNMYFCFRWLLVWYKRELTNEDVLKLWECLWTRLPCPNFHLLFSVAILDQETSVIIESQYEFTEILKHVNELSGNVDVQKTLQIAEAIYLQLKASETLPNDIRCIIGEPLLPTAAGEEVDGGLVDEEPAYSDDGFDELVRELTPEEKLRQQHLLEEACERSLFLQFH; translated from the exons ATGAACGAATCGGTGCGCTACGACCGTTGTCAACAGGTGCAGCTGGGCGTCCTGAACGAGTCGCAGGTGTCCTCCGCCGATGAGGACGTCCCGAGTCTGCCTCCGCAGGGAACGGGCAAC ATCCTGTTCACCCACGATGGCGTGCTGCTGAAGAAGGCAAGCGCGGAGCACATCGCTGACCTGAACACGAGTGGCTCCCTGTCCCTGGTGGAGTACTCGCGGACCTCAGCGGATTTGCCACGCAGGAGACTGCTGCTGGAGTGGCAGCCCAACGACAGCATCATGATTGCGGACGACAGCCAGGACCAGGGCGATTGGGCCTTGGTGGACAGGATTTCCGGGCGAACTCGCACCACCTCCGAGTGCCGTGCTTTCAACACTAAGCCCTGCGAACCGAGTGGCGGCGTGGCCACCCGCTCCCGGATCATGCGCGCCCACCTGGAGGATTTGTCCTCCGTTGAGGTCCGCCATCGCGGCCAGACCATCCGCTTTATGCGCAAAGGAGCCGGTGGCCTGCACAGCGAGTTTTTCTTCCAGCACGGGAACGCTGACCTCTTTGTACGCTCCATGCGCGATCAGCACTTCATCGAGACCGCCGAGACCAGTCGCAGTGGAGGCGAAGAGTACGCCATCCTGACCACTGAGAACCAGAAGCTGAGAAAGACTTTTGCCGAGCTTGACATCGGTCAGATCAAGTCCAGTCATTTGCCGCGCGAAAGCTGGTTGCCCAACAAACTGGCTGGGTTTCTAGGCAACATTCCTGATTACGTGCAGCCGCCTTTCCAGCGCTCGCCTAAATCTCGGCCAGGGGCACTGATCACCGGCGATCGCCAGACTTCACCGGACAACTATCAGATCATAGGACTAAGCGGGAGCACCAATAGTGCCTGTTCATCTAACGGACAGAGTCGTGGGGGCAGTGCGGACAAGTCCCCGGCCGACAGTGAGCTGGATAACCTAAATGCCCAGGACGAAAAAATAGTCAACAATTTGCCGGATCGCCAGCGAGTTGAGAGAG GCCCTCCTCTCACGGAGGCACAGTGGCTGGAGTTCCAGACGCCCGACGGTCGAATTTCAGACAGCGTCCGCATCAAGGAGCTCATCTTCCGTGGCGGCATCGTGCACAGCTTGCGGGCAGAGGTGTGGAAGTTCCTTCTTAACTATTATCAGTGGTCCGATACCCAGGTGGAGCGGATCGAGCGCCGTAAGCAAAAGTCAATTGAGTACTACAACATGAAAGCCCAGTGGCTGGCCAtgacgacggtccaagaaacGAACTTTTGCGGCTATCGGGAGCGCAAGTGCCAGATCGAGAAGGATGTGAAGCGCACAGATCGGTCGCTGCAGTTCTTCGCCGGCGAGGATAATCCCAATCTAGCTCTGCTGCAGGGTATCCTTATGACCTACGTGATGTACAACTTTGATCTTGGGTATGTTCAGGGAATGTCCGATCTGCTTGCGCCTATTTTGGAGATCCAGGTGAACGAGGTGGATGCCTTCTGGTGCTTCGTGGGCTTCATGGAGCTGGTGTTCACAAACTTTGACATGGACCAGGCGGGCATGAAGACTCAGTTTGCCCAGGTCCGTCGCCTGATCGAGTTTGCCAATGCTCCGCTATTCAACTACATGCGATCCCACGATTCGGACAACATGTACTTCTGCTTCAGATGGCTACTGGTGTGGTACAAGCGGGAGCTGACCAACGAGGACGTCCTTAAGTTGTGGGAGTGCCTGTGGACTCGGCTGCCATGTCCAAACTTTCACCTGCTCTTCTCGGTGGCCATCTTGGATCAGGAGACGAGCGTGATAATAGAGAGCCAGTATGAGTTCACAGAGATCCTGAAGCATGTCAACGAGCTGTCTGGCAATGTTGATGTCCAAAAGACCTTGCAGATTGCTGAGGCCATTTACCTGCAGCTCAAGGCCTCGGAAACACTTCCCAATGACATCCGTTGCATCATAGGGGAACCACTTCTGCCAACAGCCGCCGGCGAGGAGGTTGACGGAGGCTTGGTAGATGAGGAGCCTGCTTATTCGGATGATGGCTTCGACGAGCTAGTAAGGGAACTCACTCCCGAAGAAAAGCTCCGCCAGCAACATTTACTGGAAGAGGCCTGCGAACGATCCCTCTTCCTGCAGTTTCACTAG
- the LOC119548278 gene encoding uncharacterized protein LOC119548278 translates to MSSKRKLTFPLEVDDHQNNPDREAPRIKQLLTSNDLNAPRADKKSASVKAAVPRPRSTLSRFDSSWLALQKTEITRSQPDAPGNTSVLSCSQLLNTSWPATKRRAKALPLVVQKSSRTPTVVTNMELKVTSSFHTPGKTAKDLNSPIVNGRNLLVESASCHRRNNPKVFDLTWQAMKKTATCSQQDSKENTSLSSCSQHLNASWSESSPVIKLVPEESPKQYLPITPKVNLKLNQRFLRGSYADDFRRFLKNVRMDQRHIKDRVATHTIKVLAISEECGLSIALVAPERGGSNFNILLQKKQSGLIKVGSRLQFYLEPNTKPIRLQNQQLVYCRPHNLNVL, encoded by the coding sequence ATGAGCTCCAAACGTAAACTTACGTTTCCCTTGGAGGTCGACGATCACCAGAACAACCCGGATCGTGAAGCTCCAAGGATTAAACAGCTTCTTACATCAAACGACCTTAACGCACCAAGAGCCGATAAAAAGAGTGCTTCGGTCAAAGCCGCGGTCCCTCGTCCCAGAAGTACTCTGTCCAGGTTTGATTCATCCTGGCTGGCACTCCAAAAAACTGAAATTACCAGAAGTCAACCGGATGCTCCAGGAAACACAAGTGTTTTATCTTGTTCCCAACTTCTTAACACCAGTTGGCCGGCAACGAAGCGACGAGCCAAAGCCTTGCCCCTTGTGGTCCAGAAATCCTCAAGGACTCCTACCGTGGTCACGAATATGGAGCTCAAAGTAACCTCTTCATTCCATACTCCTGGGAAAACGGCCAAAGACCTTAACTCACCAATTGTCAATGGAAGAAACCTTTTGGTGGAGTCCGCGTCCTGTCACCGCAGAAACAATCCGAAGGTGTTTGATTTAACCTGGCAGGCGATGAAAAAGACCGCAACTTGCAGTCAACAAGATTCTAAGGAAAACACCAGTTTGTCATCATGTTCCCAGCACCTTAACGCCAGTTGGTCGGAATCCTCTCCAGTTATCAAACTTGTGCCGGAGGAAAGTCCCAAGCAGTACTTGCCAATTACACCGAAAGTAAATTTAAAGCTAAATCAACGCTTTTTAAGAGGCAGCTATGCCGACGATTTTAGGCGATTCCTGAAAAATGTACGCATGGATCAGCGTCATATAAAAGATAGAGTAGCCACTCACACAATTAAAGTTTTGGCTATATCAGAGGAGTGTGGCCTTTCCATAGCTTTAGTCGCACCGGAAAGGGGTGGATccaattttaatattcttcTTCAAAAGAAGCAGTCGGGGCTAATAAAAGTTGGCTCTAGACTGCAATTCTACCTGGAACCAAACACAAAGCCCATCCGGCTACAAAACCAACAATTGGTATATTGTCGCCCTCACAATTTAAATGTACTATAA
- the LOC119548279 gene encoding homeobox protein Mohawk isoform X1, which translates to MKIRWPEIAPPTETKWTYRTVMEKSSRPKRNRRHSRRAWPPEDLQPPTRATKRLFTPDIKRMLKDWLIRRRENPYPSREEKKQLAAETGLTYTQICNWFANWRRKLKNSEREKAKKSWGHLIKNYNHNARGNVEQFSISSEDSIWEEEMHSCRAEDDEGDDDDELSSHSTGSDGNANNESSSPYQPNFYVESTSLSKRIPILSEVQTGGKAKYKHQMMEKYLRDSSKAEAASQPGTQLNKWLESAAKFTPNRNNYHIEWNTSRQKNSSSGSCGQVIFASDATARGDRFVLHHKDELDAAEALANLAFNCRQRWQHTISS; encoded by the exons ATGAAAATACGTTGGCCAGAAATAGCGCCACCCACTGAAACTAAATGGACTTACagg ACCGTCATGGAGAAGTCATCGCGGCCCAAACGAAATCGTCGTCACAGCAG ACGCGCCTGGCCACCGGAGGATCTCCAGCCTCCTACGCGAGCCACCAAGCGGCTGTTTACGCCCGACATCAAGAGGATGCTGAAGGACTGGCTGATTCGTCGCCGCGAGAATCCCTATCCCAGCAGGGAGGAGAAAAAGCAGCTTGCTGCGGAGACTGGTCTGACCTACACCCAGATTTGCAATTGGTTCGCGAACTGGCGCAGGAAGCTGAAGAACTCGGAGCGGGAGAAGGCAAAGAAGTCGTGGGGTCATCTGATCAAGAACTATAACCACAATGCGAGGGGCAATGTGGAACAATTCAGCATCTCGTCGGAGGATAGTATTTGGGAAGAGGAGATGCACTCGTGTCGCGCGGAGGATGACGAAGGCGACGATGACGACGAGTTGTCCAGCCACAGCACTGGCAGCGATGGCAATGCCAACAATGAATCCTCATCCCCGTATCAGCCCAATTTTTATGTGGAATCTACGAGCTTATCCAAACGGATACCAATTTTGTCCGAAGTACAGACGGGGGGCAAAGCGAAGTACAAGCACCAGATGATGGAGAAGTACCTGCGGGATAGTTCCAAGGCGGAAGCGGCCAGTCAACCGGGCACGCAACTCAACAAGTGGCTGGAGAGCGCGGCGAAATTCACACCAAACAGGAATAACTATCACATCGAGTGGAATACGAGCAG GCAGAAAAACAGCAGTAGCGGCAGCTGCGGGCAAGTGATCTTTGCAAGTGATGCAACTGCTCGAGGTGACCGCTTCGTGCTCCATCACAAGGACGAACTGGACGCAGCAGAGGCCTTGGCCAACCTCGCCTTCAACTGTAGGCAGCGCTGGCAGCATACCATCAGTTCCTGA
- the LOC119548279 gene encoding homeobox protein Mohawk isoform X2: MEKSSRPKRNRRHSRRAWPPEDLQPPTRATKRLFTPDIKRMLKDWLIRRRENPYPSREEKKQLAAETGLTYTQICNWFANWRRKLKNSEREKAKKSWGHLIKNYNHNARGNVEQFSISSEDSIWEEEMHSCRAEDDEGDDDDELSSHSTGSDGNANNESSSPYQPNFYVESTSLSKRIPILSEVQTGGKAKYKHQMMEKYLRDSSKAEAASQPGTQLNKWLESAAKFTPNRNNYHIEWNTSRQKNSSSGSCGQVIFASDATARGDRFVLHHKDELDAAEALANLAFNCRQRWQHTISS, from the exons ATGGAGAAGTCATCGCGGCCCAAACGAAATCGTCGTCACAGCAG ACGCGCCTGGCCACCGGAGGATCTCCAGCCTCCTACGCGAGCCACCAAGCGGCTGTTTACGCCCGACATCAAGAGGATGCTGAAGGACTGGCTGATTCGTCGCCGCGAGAATCCCTATCCCAGCAGGGAGGAGAAAAAGCAGCTTGCTGCGGAGACTGGTCTGACCTACACCCAGATTTGCAATTGGTTCGCGAACTGGCGCAGGAAGCTGAAGAACTCGGAGCGGGAGAAGGCAAAGAAGTCGTGGGGTCATCTGATCAAGAACTATAACCACAATGCGAGGGGCAATGTGGAACAATTCAGCATCTCGTCGGAGGATAGTATTTGGGAAGAGGAGATGCACTCGTGTCGCGCGGAGGATGACGAAGGCGACGATGACGACGAGTTGTCCAGCCACAGCACTGGCAGCGATGGCAATGCCAACAATGAATCCTCATCCCCGTATCAGCCCAATTTTTATGTGGAATCTACGAGCTTATCCAAACGGATACCAATTTTGTCCGAAGTACAGACGGGGGGCAAAGCGAAGTACAAGCACCAGATGATGGAGAAGTACCTGCGGGATAGTTCCAAGGCGGAAGCGGCCAGTCAACCGGGCACGCAACTCAACAAGTGGCTGGAGAGCGCGGCGAAATTCACACCAAACAGGAATAACTATCACATCGAGTGGAATACGAGCAG GCAGAAAAACAGCAGTAGCGGCAGCTGCGGGCAAGTGATCTTTGCAAGTGATGCAACTGCTCGAGGTGACCGCTTCGTGCTCCATCACAAGGACGAACTGGACGCAGCAGAGGCCTTGGCCAACCTCGCCTTCAACTGTAGGCAGCGCTGGCAGCATACCATCAGTTCCTGA
- the LOC119548280 gene encoding 39S ribosomal protein L10, mitochondrial: MATLIQKSLPLTKTSTPALQFLRFRGKINIQRPKEPHYERARVIAVTHPKYPEPPKAKSCFKTREERTQQQLENPYNEIIAREVRNWLDHSRLVAVFHLNSITADEIFRVRVQLHKQNLHLKSYGSKIIGQAVKGTRYEAILPLFHSNHCIVFSPDQQRTATLLRITRKVPQMVLLGGIVEETLVSRNQLVAYAHMPGLQAAQAQLVQTLNQAAGHLVQQLQAHQNSFVQVLDVHATKNTAPESTEDTK; encoded by the exons ATGGCGACCCTAATACAGAAGA GCCTTCCGCTGACCAAAACCAGCACTCCGGCGCTGCAGTTCCTCCGCTTCAGGGGCAAGATCAACATACAGCGGCCAAAGGAGCCGCACTACGAGCGTGCCCGCGTCATTGCCGTCACCCATCCGAAATATCCTGAGCCACCAAAGGCAAAGAGCTGCTTCAAAACGCGAGAGGAGCGTACGCAGCAGCAGCTGGAGAACCCCTACAACGAGATCATCGCCCGGGAAGTGCGCAACTGGCTGGACCACTCCCGTCTGGTTGCCGTCTTCCACCTCAACTCCATTACAGCCGACGAGATATTCCGCGTGCGCGTTCAACTGCACAAGCAGAACCTGCACCTCAAATCCTACGGCAGCAAGATCATCGGACAGGCGGTGAAGGGTACTCGCTACGAGGCCATCCTGCCATTGTTTCACTCCAATCACTGCATTGTCTTCTCCCCGGACCAACAGAGGACTGCCACCCTTCTGAGGATCACTCGTAAGGTACCGCAAATGGTCCTTCTAGGCGGCATCGTGGAGGAGACCTTGGTCAGCAGGAACCAGCTGGTGGCCTACGCCCATATGCCAGGTCTGCAGGCGGCGCAGGCCCAACTGGTCCAAACCCTCAACCAGGCAGCCGGTCATCTTGTCCAGCAATTACAGGCGCATCAGAACAGCTTCGTGCAAGTCCTCGATGTCCATGCAACGAAGAATACGGCGCCGGAGTCAACGGAGGATACCAAGTGA